AAATGTTATTACAATCACAATGTACGATATATTTTATCACGATCACAATCGCAATGTacaatacatatattatatgtGCTTGAAACTGGTGGATACACTTAAACCATACTATTTTCAAATTACAGATAGGGATTTACAAATGGATCATCAGAATGGAATCTGTGCACCGTGTACACTTTACTTTAATTGCCTctgtttcatgacaaataatCAGATTATTAGTCATTTGAATGGTAAATGAAAAAAGACTTGTTCTGAATTTTATGTGTGCGAGCGCGTCTTTAAAAAAACCATCATTTGCAATCATGTGTTGAGTTGTCGTACTAAACTGGTTATATGTTCGGTTTCTTCAACAATCACAGAAAAGCTCAAATATTTCActagtgtttttttggggtgcACTCGTGGCTTTTTTTCATCTCAATGCATTTAGAGCTTATTAAACACTTTTAAGTGGCTTTATCATGTTTATCAAAGAGGGGAGGGGACAGGGCACAAAAACTGAAGAAGGATGTTTTTAATCTGATAACGGCAACATTGCATCACAGTTTCAGAACCAGAGACAAATTTAGGCAGAACAGTTACTTAATATGCCAACTGATCTTTTTCCCCCACGTCATCAGCCCAAGGTACATTTCCATTACAAACTGGGCTCACTGGTTACTGAAATAATGGACCACAGTGTGAACTACCATAACATGTGAGGATCCTAtcatatacaaatacacatgatcGGAACGAAATCTTGGGCAGGACATTTTTCTCTCAGAACCCAGAGCCTTTCACGCCTCTGTCCCTGTGTTTAAATCGCAGACATAGGAGATGCTTTTGTCGAGCGGTTGTCGACGGCACCATTTCTGACTTCAACTAAGCTGTTGTTCGACAACATAGAAATTCAGACACAGTGGaggtacagtaaaaaaaaatctttaggGAACACATttgccaaatgtaccctgagagTACGATAATGTTCTATTTCGGGACAAATACATACCAGTACATGcaaaaaaaggtataaatgaATTATCTATTGCTGAGTAGGGGTACAATTGCACAGTACATATGTCGTAACTTCATACTTTAAATAAGACCACTTGCCAACTTACGGTACTTTTGCCTCACTTTATGGTGGCTGAAAAAAGGTATAAATGAATTATCTATTGCTGAGTAGGGGTACAATTGTACAATACATGACTAttgggtaccaccccagtgacaagaaTGTGTATCACTATAGGCACTTTATCCTCCTTTTTTCTGGGAGTGTGACCAAGAAACAGTGCAAGAGAGTGGCAATGCAAGGCTGATTATAGACTGAAATGCTAAAAATGCCAGTGACACATAAGATGCAAACCAGGGACTTCCAGAGAAGCTTGCAGGGAGAGTTTCCCATGATCTTCTGTCCTTGATATAGATCgtatatgtaaaaaaagaaaaaaaactgtcaagaTGAAAAGATAGAGAAAAGATTGCATGGATTGCTCAGTTCAGGCTGGCTCTAATGCGAAACTGCCATTTCTCAGTTATTATTTAAGCTTGCAAAACAGGGCTATACTGATGCCCAGTAGACTATGTCTACAATATATATTTCTCACACCATATGTAACTAAATGGAAGGTCATTTGAAGATTGCAGTGCAAtttattcacacatacacacatacatacacacagaaagagatgcttgcatgcgcacacagaaaaacacatgcacagacatgcatgtgtgcacacatacacacacaaacagacatacatgcatggactgacacacatgcatcaAAACTTTATTCTGTCTTTCTCTGAACCATTTCCgggagcagaagttctgcagacagaaacgccttgttaatgagagatgtctaGATGActagaatggccagactggtcaaagctgacaggaaggtgacagtagtgcaaataatcacacattacaatggtggtatgcagaagagcatctctgaacacacaacacatcataactctaaaagGATActctacagcagtagaagtccaaaAGATAAGTCTAATGTAAACCTAATAAAATATAGTGTATATAGTCTATAGTAAAGAATTTAGGTTGCTAATACTAattatctgtttgtttgtttggttaatTCTTCACATTGCTTACAGCTGGGTTTCCTGTGCCTTCTGTGGTGCTATTGCGTTTTAGTATTCCTGAAATATTTCtgtggataagagtatctgtcAAGTGGCTCAAACATACTGTAATGCTGAAACGCACTCTAATGCACAATTTCAGCCAGAATGGTCTGCAAAGCCTGGGCATGTTACAGGCTCAAAAATATTACAAACACTACAGGTCAGTGAGTAGCTTTGTCTGAGTAATGTGTCTAACCGACTGGACCTACCACCTAAACCCACTAATCAACATTTACTCAAGACACGGTATCCAGGGAATGAGCTAGAGTTTGGGGGAAGGGTACATGGTCGGTTGGTGCGTGAAGCCTGTGAACCAAAGAAGGAACCcggaaggaaataaaaaagaagaacaacAGGTGCtggacaggaaaaaaaagaaaaagaaaataggcAGATGAAGGCATTTGAAAGGTCTTGCTAAAAAGCAGCGTCTATAATTAGCGCGTGAATAAGCGGCAAGAGTGAGGCCGCGGCTCGGTGCCCCTGGAGAACCGAGCTCAGGAAACCCGGGCGTGTCTGCAGTAAACTGTTCTTCAAAAGCTTGGCCCTTTCTGCACGACACCATGCCCTGCGCTGCTCTTTCAGTACAGCGCAGCGCTGTGCTTCTGTAACACAGCACACAACGCTGTGCCGCTGTGCTAATGTAGTACAGCACAACGCTATGCCACTGTGCTAATGTAGTACAGCACAACGCTATGCTACTGTGCTAATGTAGTACAGCACAACGCTATGCTACTGTGCTATGGTAATACAGCACAACAGCTCACATCACTATGCTGCTGTGGTAATGCAGTACAGCACAACAGCTCACAATGCTGTGCTTCTGTAACACAGCACACAACGCTGTGCCGCTGTGCTAATGTAGTACAGCACAGCGCTATGCTACTGTGCTAATGTAGTACAGCACAACGCTATGCTACTGTGCTATGGTAATACAGCACAACAGCTCACATCACTATGCTGCTGTGGTAATGCAGTACAGCACAACAGCTCACAATGCTGTACTTCTGTAACACAGCACACAACGCTATGTCACTGTGCTAATGTAAGACAGCATAACAGCTCACACTGATATGCTACTGTGCTAATGTAATATAGCATAGCAGCTCACAATGCTATGTCACTGTGCTAATGTAATATAGCACAGCAGCTCACACTGATATGCTACTGTGCTAATGTAAGACAGCATAACAGCTCACACTGATATGCTACTGTGCTAATGTAATAAAGCATGACAGCTCACACCATTATGCTACTGTGCTAATTTAATACAGCACACAATGCTATGCCGCTGTGCTAATGTAGTACAGCACAACGCTATGCTACTGTGCTAATGTAGTACAGCACAACGCTATGCTACTGTGCTATGGTAATGCAGCACAACAGCTCACATCACTATGCTGCTGTGGTAATGCAGTACAGCACAACAGCTCAGAATGCTGTGCTTCTGTAATACAGCACACAATGCTATGCCACTGTGCTAATGTAATACAGCACCACAGCTCACACTGATATGCTACTGTGCTAATGTAATACAGCACAACAGCTCACACTGTTACGCTACTGTGCTATTCCATTTCCTGTGCGAAAtgcataatattttaattagttttcatttaataaaaaaactaattaatactattttctattttcctaATAGAAAAATCTAATATTTTGTGCTCAAAAACAGTTTATggttagatttagggttttctGCTAGCGCGGGTGGACCACTGACTGCTGACTATCATTTACgcagtgtgtgttttcatgttttttttaactcttcGTTTAGCACCCCCGAAGACAGATCGTGCCCTAGGCAACCGCCGTTGTTGCCTTTGCCTAGAGCCAGCCCTGGAGTCAGACTCTGAATAAATCTTCCTCTCCCAATCTTCCCCCCGTGTGAGGCTTTTTTGGGAAAGAAATGTTTGCACTGGCCAATCATCCTGTGGCCCTTTTCATCACCTTGAACTCTTCCGTCTCTTTTGttgcagcagcaacaacaacaacaacaacaacaaaaacgaAATATTCTGGCATGATGTCACATGACTGCATGTTTTACAGGACCTGTATATACCAGTTCCCTTCAGGTTAATgcaatgtcaatgtcaatgagGAACCCCGACGATTAAGACTATTGGCTGTGAATTTAATTGGGAATGGATCATGAGTCGGTTAGTTTAACCGTCTTCATAGTTGTGTCATATACTCTCTGCAGTAACAGAGGACACACGACCGACAGCGCTCGTTAACCATCAAAAGCCCTGCAGACAGAAAACACCATACAGGCGCTGTGATTCCGACATCAAACTAAACTCTCTTATCACAGAAACTCCCACAGAAGTGTGCATTTTCTCATGTCTTTATTTTCACCCTTTGTCACTGATTTCAGGCCCCTTCTGCTGAGAGGAGAAAGCAGTCGTTTATGCTATAtcggtatttgttttgcacgtGTGGTTGACATGAACCTTTCTGAGGAGAGCAGGGTTTTTTCTGCCGTAATTTCTGGTGATTTATATAGTTGCTATCAAGGACGATGGAAAGTTTTAACATCAGGAAAAGGAAAAGTTTTAGTATTTACATTACGTTTCTTGGATGATAAAAGCATATTTTcccaaatatatttaatttaattatatttaatttgaattgaattgttaaATTATGTTATATGTTCCATGTATTGAGCTCAGAGTAATGGCCTCCGTTGAGGGCACAGGGGAGGTTAAGAAGCTGTAAAGCTCTTCACAGTAAAGTGCTCTGAACACATTCTTCAACCTAAAATGCAAATAATTGAAGATACACTGTTTATTCAGAAGGCCCACACACGTTTTTCTTGAGCTTTTAATTTGTGCTCCGtactgatccaagtaaaacaattgcaattttggtagaagtaaGCGTATTTTAAGGTCTGACTGCTATTTTTCAGATCTGTTTGTAAAACAATGTAACATGACGTGGAATTATTatcggatgacgttgctaaatgttaacgcACAGATCTGACCACAGGAGGTGGAGCGGGGAGGGATAGGgacttaaaaaaacaataactaaTAAATACTAATTCCCTAGTGTGGTTAcataaataaccatgcattacagcagtggtgcagaaaagcatctctgaacacacaatgcatcaaacaaaaagtggataggctgcagcagcagaagacttaataagtctaaaaaagaagtctaatgtGTATATTTTGGAGATGTATTTAAAAGACCATTCTGGGTTGACAATTCttacagtaatgtaatgaaaacatttcaaccAGATATTATTGGTATAGATTGGTTAACCCAATAATGTGTGAaatcaaaaatagttttttaaccGAATGTTCTAATTCTGGTCTAACAATTGCCATTGGTAATCGAAAggcgttctagaacactgacttagaattgagaaaaaaacaacattccaaGAAATCCACTCATCAAGGGTTAAATGTTCGGGTTTCAATGTGGGCGACCTACAGACACAGCAGTTTCAACGCCGACAATAATGTAAAACACCTGCGTCTATGCAGAGCAATTGGCCCCTGTGCAGTAAGCAATTCAAGTATTTTTAACGAAGAATCTGCGGAAAGAATGCATTGATGTGGGAGTTTCGACGTGCttatctgcatgtgtgcatgcgtgtgtgtgtgtctgtgtgtgtgggtgagtgcgtgtttgtgcacatATGTGACCAAGCGTAGAAGCATGGGTACTTGTTGTGCAAACATTTTTCGCACCTCATCTCCCACACCCCTCCCACGGTGGCCTCCGCATTGCAGGGTCTGAGCTACACGCGCAGACCTCACCGCTAGCCTCCCACACCATCCTGCCTGATGGGGGTTGAGGAAACGGTGAAGCTGCTTAATCTGGAAATTATAGGATAGGGCATCGGATAACCGCCACCGGATTTCATGCCAGCCCCTGTTCATTAGCTAATCAGCCGAgttattcatttgatttgacATTGTTTATAAAGGCATGAGCTATCGCAAGCATCCTCATAACAGCAATGCTCACTGTGGTCTGGGGTCCTGTTCCACAAAACAGGGTCGCTGAGCTAGCCGGATTACTGAAACCTGAAACccgcccaaatctggaacatgagCTGGAGTTAAAAGAGCATGAACTTACCTGGGAAGAAACTAATCAGGTCCAGATTTGTGTCAGAGGGCCAGGTCTGATGATACCTTCTCCACCGTTTACTGTGCAAAGATAAAATCTAGAGTTTAGTCAAATCAATAACGGTGACATTTCTGAAGTGCGTTCAGTCATTCTAAGCATTATTAATAAGTCTACATCTGAAAGTGTGCGAGTGTTGAGTGGTACGCGATGCTGTAACAAGCAAGCGGTAACTAGTAGCATTACTTAGACGGAGAGAATAAGAGAGCAGACAAAAGCAGAGGCATTTTCTTCTTCAGTTCTGCCACGAAATGaaagggaggtgggggtgtaGGTGGGTGTAGACTGACCGCATATGCTAGctgtctcccccctcactcaGCGCCTCGTTCAGCCTGTCTAGACGTGGGGGTGTCCAGCCTCACCGAGGGGCATGAAGGCCTGGGAAATTCATgagtgggtggagggggggaggtctATGATTCTGGGGTCTGTCACCACATCACATGCCCCACTGAGAGCACCTGTACACAGCATCGCTTCACCCTCTGACCCCCTGAGACTCTCCTGTCCTCTGCGCAGAACGCAAGCCAGAGCCTCAGGGCCACAATAACATAAGTGCCGcagtttggcccttgagcaagacccttaaccccagacccctcctggggggattgggccctgcttagtctaatcaactgtaagtcacttagCTGTAATGTTTCCAGCTGCTCACTTTAATGTCCTTTTCCTTCCACTaatgtgtacctactgcttagtttgccaaaAAGTGAAATAGTATCttgcaccgtatcaagcctggtcttgaaaacccccagtgtttctgcctacactacatgtcctggcaagttattccacacagtgaccactgtctgtgtgaaaaaatatttcctaatATGTGTGCGGAATTTATCATTTGCCATTTTCCGTTTGTGCCCTcttgttctgctaaccaaactcaccctgtaGTTCGCTTTgctaatccctttaatgaatttaaaagcctcaatcaaaaaagtctccttttactaagctaaTCTCATTTTACTAAGCCAACTGAGTTGTTGTGATGTGCTACAAATATGCTCTAATATATTTAAGagaaactatttatttttcaacttgaaaattTTTCAGGTGACCCATAGTTTGGCAATCCCTGCTATAGAAAGCTCCATTGCCCATATATGGACATTAATACATTTAGATAGACATattagatactttattcatcccgagggaaattttaggcattcagtagcttatacatacacatatatacacacatatctcacacacataaagatcaaaagtaaaaaaataaggtgctatgttaaattaaataaatgtgcaatcaaATAAATGTGCTATCGTGGTAGTGCAAAAAGTACAAAGTTAACGGTAAACAGTAGACAGCGTGATGTggtggaaggagcagaaagagacgCATGTTGAAAAGTCCAGTTATCTCCTCCCATTTTGtgtattgtataaatgaatggcccatggaacaaaggaccttcttgacctgtctgttgagcatgtcagagacaggactctgctgctgaagatgctcttctgtcggTTTAATGTGTTATATAGTGGGTGGCGGTCATTGTCCATGATTGCCAGCATCCTTTTCAGTttccttttctctgctgttgatgTTGTTAAGCAATTTAAAACATGTTTGAAGGCTCAGTTGTACTACAAGGCAGGATTTGcattttctgagagtatttctgAGACAAGTTCAGTaatgcacagaaaagtatttgagccAGGTCACCAGATCCAATGCTGGCCCACCTTTCTACATAAGAAGTCActttcagaaatgtaaatatctatatattttagataatattgaaatattagGACACTTATTTACATTAAAGTTCATTCAGATAGAAGTCTTTGTGTTAAAGcataaatattttgtgttcGAACAGCTAATATCTGTTCTGTTCGGTGTGTTTATTCGTGCTTTCTCGGTGTAGAGGACACCCACAAAAAGAGACACGCTATTTGATACAAAATCAGATGCCCACACAGAAAAATCTCTACAGCAATGATCAGAAACTAGCTGAACCACAATAGGTGTAGAAATGGAAACATTCAGCTGCCCACATCTCAAAGGAGTATATCTGCAATGATGCAACAAAGCAGAACCTATGGGCAGTTGTCACGCTGATATCAGCATTACAAATATATCATTATTTGAATATTACCAACACAATATCCTATATTATATTAATCTCTGAAGGCCAGAATAACCAAATATTGCCATGAAAAGATAATGAACTGCAGCAGGAAGATTTTTAGTGTCGTCACTTAGAACTTGTAAAAACACCCACACATGTTTGAaaccatttgcatttttaacacCACAGACATGCGAGGATTGGTAAATATCGCATTcatttacatataaaaagtTTTCAACAAAAATGGCGGTTGTGACTCAATTCTGACATCACCCAATGTAAAATGCACACTCGGTAAATGAGGTTTACCCAGACTATGCCACTGATGTCTGCAAATGATTATATGGTAAATACAAACATActttttcatcaaaccttgctgtcATCAGCTTTCCCATTATGATGAATATTTTCCAATAATAACATCTACTCATTCTTCTGCAACTCCTGTCTGAGTTGTGAGCAAAAACGAGGGAGCAaaactgttttcttttgtttttgtttttttttgccagtgtaTATCATTCTCCTTCATTTGACAATGAACACTGTAGGATTAACTTTGTGTCAATATGTTTCCCCTCGCAGAAAGGAGCAGAAATAGCCAGGCCGGGGCATCAGGTGTGGCTGGCACAGAGGACACACCCGTCAGAAGTAAACAACGTATCCTGGGGCCAGTGTGCTTGTGGGCCACTCGCACTGTAGCCCAGCACCGTCAGAGACCCCGGCTGTCAAGACCTCCATCACACGGCACGACAAGCCTCAGAAATCAAACCTTTCAAAAGAAGACATTTTTAAAGCGTAGCAAGTGACTCTGTTAGCTGGCTAAAGCAAAGGCCTCTCAATTTTTGGCTACACTTGATAATATTCTGAGATCACACTCTAAAAATAGAGAgacaacaattttttttttttaaagaatacaaTCTTAAAGCGTACGAGCTACACATAATTTCGGCTACACTTAAACAATAATAATCTAATATCATATTCCATAGTCGATTACTGTTGTCCACTTGGCTGCGCCTCCTTCGCCTCTCTGccggggggggaagggggtctCATGGAGCAGCCCTTCTCTCTCCCGCTGCGGGGGGAGGCCAGTCTGGTCCCTTTGGACCTGGAGCTGTCCCCCCACTGCCTGAGGAGGAGGGGCTCCCGGAGGAAGCGGGAGTTCATgccggaggagaggaaggacgCCACCTACTGGGAGAAGCGCAAGAAGAACAACGAGGCGGCCAAGCGCTCGCGGGAGAAACGGCGGGTCAACGACTACGTGCTGGAGGCGCAGCTGGCCGCCCTGAGTGAGGAGAACACGCACCTGCGGGCAGAGTTGCTGGCCCTCAGGCTGCAGCTGGGGTTCCTGGGGCCCGGGGCCCCCCACCAGGGCGGCCTGCTGCCGCTCCCACTCCCCCCGCCCCTGCCGGTGTCAGCCCCAAGCCTGCACCCGCCCCACAGCCTCCCCCGCCATACGGAGAGAGACACCTGTTGGGGCCGGGGGAACGCAGAGGGCATGGCCTCCTACCATAGCCCCGCCCCCAGGCCCCCCCACACAGGCTCCGCCTTCTCCCCCGCCCGCTCGCGGAGCAGGTACCCGTACTTTTTCGACAAGTACGTGcctttcccctccccccacctacCCTTTCTCCTGCCCACCCTGCTGCCCCCTGCCTCCGCGTCCTGGGCCGGCTCGCCCCCGCCCAGGCCCGCCCCCGGGCCGAAGGTCAGCTCTGACgaagaggagggggagcagCAGGTGCCGGCGGCCTCGGTGTGCGACCCTCGCTCTGCGCTGCCGCACAAACTCAGGCTGAAGTGGCGCGGCCCTCAAGGGCAAGAGGCTGCCTCGCTTCCCCCGGTGACGAAGCTGTATGTGAGCGACTgatatggggcagcctgtagcctagcggctaaggtgcctggagcctagcggctaaggtgcctggagcctagcggctaaggtgcctggagccaagtggctaaggtgcttgtagcctagcggctaaggtgcctggagcctagcggctaaggtacatgactgggacccgaaagGTTGggagtgtagccacaataagattcacacagcttttgggcccttgagcaaggcccttaacccctcattgctTTAAAATAAGTGATAACGTGATAAATAAGGTCAGAGGAGGAGGCTACAGATACGCACTCCCCAATGGGTCCGCCCAACTGACACAATGTAATGGCAATGTTATAACGTTAAATGGACATTCCAATAACACTGTGAGAACACTTTGCGTTCACCGTGTGGTTGCTTCTAAtgtttcttccttctttcaaCATGTCTTCCAGGGAGCTTCCCCTTGGGGGGTTCAGGCCAGGGTAAATTCTGAAGCATGTCATAACAAATCCTTTGTAAAAATGCACTATGTCATTAAAATTTGATTGATTTATGAGTTGAGTGACAGGCTCACAGGAATCTGGTCAATAGTGCTGCAGCATTGTCTGTGTAAACAGCGTAAAGCACAAATCAGGGATGATGCTTACAGAGGCAGCCTTTTCTACTGGGTTCAT
The sequence above is a segment of the Conger conger chromosome 4, fConCon1.1, whole genome shotgun sequence genome. Coding sequences within it:
- the LOC133126043 gene encoding NFIL3 like protein-like produces the protein MEQPFSLPLRGEASLVPLDLELSPHCLRRRGSRRKREFMPEERKDATYWEKRKKNNEAAKRSREKRRVNDYVLEAQLAALSEENTHLRAELLALRLQLGFLGPGAPHQGGLLPLPLPPPLPVSAPSLHPPHSLPRHTERDTCWGRGNAEGMASYHSPAPRPPHTGSAFSPARSRSRYPYFFDKYVPFPSPHLPFLLPTLLPPASASWAGSPPPRPAPGPKVSSDEEEGEQQVPAASVCDPRSALPHKLRLKWRGPQGQEAASLPPVTKLYVSD